The following proteins are co-located in the Paludibaculum fermentans genome:
- a CDS encoding GNAT family N-acetyltransferase, whose protein sequence is MAAATFPKHPETRIELGPDLVLQALDTSLAETLYAAVDANREHLRVWLPWVDFSRSPADSLHFLKEMEAKRAAAVTVAYSLWTGASGLVGIIGMHDISLANGNLQIGYWVAKAMEGKGLISRACEAMLRLAFETLGMERVEIRCATGNHRSAAVPERLGFQFEGILRHSAKLHGEFVDMRLYSMLAEEYRRRRASA, encoded by the coding sequence ATGGCGGCCGCCACCTTCCCCAAGCATCCCGAAACGAGGATCGAGCTCGGCCCGGACCTTGTCCTGCAGGCGCTGGATACGAGCCTGGCGGAGACGCTCTACGCGGCCGTCGATGCCAACCGCGAGCACCTGCGCGTCTGGCTGCCCTGGGTGGACTTCTCCCGCTCACCCGCCGATTCCCTGCATTTCCTGAAAGAGATGGAGGCCAAGAGGGCGGCGGCGGTGACGGTGGCGTATAGCTTGTGGACGGGCGCCTCGGGGCTGGTGGGCATCATCGGCATGCACGACATCAGCCTGGCCAACGGGAATCTCCAGATCGGCTACTGGGTGGCCAAGGCGATGGAAGGCAAGGGGCTGATCTCGCGGGCCTGCGAGGCGATGCTGCGGCTCGCCTTCGAGACCCTGGGCATGGAACGAGTCGAGATCCGCTGCGCCACCGGGAACCATCGCTCCGCCGCGGTGCCGGAACGCCTGGGCTTCCAGTTTGAAGGGATCCTGCGGCATTCGGCCAAACTGCACGGCGAGTTTGTGGATATGCGGCTCTACAGCATGCTCGCTGAAGAGTACCGGCGGCGGCGCGCCTCAGCCTAG
- a CDS encoding tetratricopeptide repeat protein translates to MSRLEAVRALVAQDPTNSRIRFMLCMEYLGASDWQQAVSELKELLARDANYVAAYYQAGRASEELGEEDAARAFYRDGIDAARRTGDAHALSELQAALDILG, encoded by the coding sequence ATGTCCAGACTCGAAGCAGTTCGCGCCCTGGTGGCCCAGGACCCTACCAACAGCCGGATCCGGTTCATGCTGTGCATGGAATACCTGGGCGCCTCCGACTGGCAGCAGGCTGTCAGTGAATTGAAGGAACTGCTCGCACGCGATGCCAATTACGTGGCCGCCTACTACCAGGCCGGACGCGCCAGCGAAGAGTTGGGCGAGGAAGACGCTGCCCGCGCGTTCTATCGCGACGGCATCGATGCGGCCCGCCGTACCGGTGACGCCCACGCCCTGAGTGAACTGCAGGCCGCCCTCGACATCCTAGGCTGA
- a CDS encoding PepSY-associated TM helix domain-containing protein, whose translation MFSKVLRRTHMYLALFLTPWVLMYTASTFVMNHRAWFKELYAGPPKPAVLEREMTYEGSFPEGSTAKQMARQILQSLNLEGAYNANRRMKDDAVVIQRLDPITPRRLTFEPASRKLTIEKVPWESRGFLERMHRRRGYQFDSLADDAWAVSVDFFVVVMIFWVLSGLWMWWEMKLARRLGALFALGGAALFVLFLVAI comes from the coding sequence ATGTTCTCTAAGGTGTTGCGCCGAACACATATGTACCTGGCGCTGTTTCTGACTCCGTGGGTGCTCATGTACACGGCCTCCACCTTCGTCATGAACCATCGGGCATGGTTCAAGGAACTCTACGCTGGGCCGCCGAAACCGGCGGTGTTGGAGCGCGAAATGACCTACGAGGGGTCGTTTCCCGAGGGCTCGACAGCTAAGCAGATGGCCCGTCAGATCCTGCAAAGCCTCAACCTGGAGGGGGCGTATAACGCCAACCGCCGCATGAAGGACGACGCGGTGGTCATCCAGCGGCTGGATCCGATCACGCCGCGCCGCCTCACGTTTGAGCCCGCGAGCCGGAAACTGACGATTGAGAAAGTGCCCTGGGAGTCGCGGGGGTTCCTGGAGCGCATGCACCGCCGCCGCGGCTATCAGTTCGACTCGTTGGCCGACGATGCCTGGGCCGTTTCGGTCGATTTCTTCGTTGTAGTCATGATCTTCTGGGTGCTCTCCGGCCTCTGGATGTGGTGGGAGATGAAACTCGCCCGCCGCCTGGGCGCCCTCTTCGCACTGGGCGGTGCCGCCTTGTTCGTTCTGTTCCTGGTGGCGATATGA
- a CDS encoding ABC transporter permease, producing MSELWRGLRLSVRSLRRTPAFSVIAILTLALGIGGTTAMFSIVNGVLLQPLSYRDPGQLVVIRESIKELAHLYPALPANALHLEAWRDRCAAIQGAAIMRGTTLNLTGNGEPLQLTVLSVSPSILQVLGVQPALGRGFLPEEENKGRNRVVVLTDSFWRRIGADPALVGRTLTLDGLPHTVVGVLPASFRFPTAAKWGPLEGLPPGLDLLRPESLNRADISPMAEFNYAAFARLKPGASIHQAVDQINAVQAQIVHDSGEKLTLSALVDPLQEIVVGESRRGLLLLLGAVGAVLLIVCVNLANLMLVRGAGRGREVAIRLAMGADRAGLVRMALRESLLLAIPGGLLGLGLAWGAVRLLVSRSALELPRIDEISVDWRTALFAIAVSLVTAAAFGMLPAWRLGSVDPQESLKAGSHTTTESRASARVRSLLVGTQAALGATLLVFAGLLSTSLLHLLNVDKGFRTERVLASEVVLPTSRYEGQPDRTRFYDKLLAQVHALPGVESAALVSHMPLRGQVWINPLSIEGDTRPMLQRPMANIRFISPGYFQTMRMQLLNGRDFAEADRERKVIILSEAAAKLLWPGLNPLGRTLRFGGPDSPVAEVVGVVKDNRSVELDQGPVLMAYLPHWQQSRTRAVLMIRTAADPLQMAGVIRRAVHEADAEVPVAQLLTMDTVVDQAVARRRFQAALALGFAVFALLLAGLGVYGVVSYWVARRRTELGIRAALGAQRAELFRLVLGRGLAPVCAGLAVGLVIALLGGRIVESLLFEVKATDPWVYGLVAAALGGLCTLACGIPAMRAAGTQAVQVLRDE from the coding sequence ATGAGTGAATTATGGCGTGGCTTGCGGTTGAGCGTGCGGTCGTTGCGGCGCACCCCCGCGTTTTCGGTGATTGCGATCCTGACTTTGGCGCTCGGCATCGGCGGCACCACGGCCATGTTCTCCATCGTGAATGGAGTCCTGCTCCAGCCGCTGTCCTATCGGGATCCCGGCCAGTTGGTGGTGATCCGCGAGAGCATCAAGGAGCTCGCCCACCTCTACCCGGCCCTGCCCGCCAACGCTCTCCATCTCGAAGCCTGGCGCGACCGCTGTGCGGCGATCCAGGGCGCCGCCATCATGCGCGGCACCACCCTGAACCTCACAGGCAACGGGGAACCGCTGCAACTGACCGTCCTGTCCGTCTCTCCCTCCATCCTGCAGGTGCTGGGCGTCCAGCCTGCGTTGGGCCGCGGCTTCCTGCCGGAGGAGGAGAACAAGGGCCGCAATCGCGTGGTGGTCCTGACCGACTCGTTCTGGCGGCGCATCGGCGCGGATCCGGCACTGGTGGGCCGCACGCTGACGCTGGACGGGCTGCCGCATACGGTTGTTGGCGTCCTGCCCGCCTCATTTCGATTCCCGACGGCGGCCAAATGGGGCCCGCTCGAAGGACTTCCGCCCGGCCTCGACCTGCTGCGGCCGGAGTCGCTCAACCGCGCCGACATTTCGCCCATGGCTGAGTTCAACTATGCTGCCTTCGCCCGCCTGAAGCCCGGCGCCTCCATCCATCAGGCCGTTGACCAGATCAACGCGGTGCAGGCCCAGATCGTGCACGACTCCGGAGAGAAACTGACGCTGTCGGCGTTGGTCGACCCGTTGCAGGAGATCGTTGTCGGCGAATCCCGGCGCGGCCTGCTGTTGCTGCTGGGCGCCGTGGGGGCTGTCCTGTTGATCGTCTGCGTAAACCTGGCGAACCTGATGCTCGTGCGCGGAGCCGGACGGGGGCGGGAAGTGGCCATTCGACTGGCGATGGGTGCCGACCGTGCCGGCCTGGTTCGCATGGCATTGCGGGAAAGCCTGCTGCTGGCGATCCCCGGTGGCCTGCTGGGCCTTGGCCTGGCTTGGGGCGCCGTTCGCCTGCTCGTCAGCCGCTCGGCCCTGGAACTGCCGCGCATCGACGAGATCTCGGTGGACTGGCGTACCGCCCTGTTCGCCATCGCCGTCAGCCTGGTCACCGCGGCCGCTTTCGGCATGCTGCCCGCCTGGCGCCTGGGGTCAGTGGATCCGCAGGAGTCGTTGAAGGCCGGCAGCCACACCACCACCGAGAGCCGCGCCAGCGCTCGTGTGCGGAGTCTCCTGGTGGGCACACAGGCTGCCCTCGGTGCGACTCTGCTCGTCTTTGCCGGTTTGCTCAGCACCAGCCTCCTGCACCTCCTGAATGTGGACAAAGGTTTCCGCACGGAACGCGTTCTCGCCTCGGAGGTCGTGCTGCCCACCTCCCGTTATGAGGGACAGCCCGACCGCACCCGTTTCTACGACAAGCTGCTGGCGCAGGTACACGCGCTGCCTGGAGTGGAGTCGGCTGCCCTCGTCAGCCATATGCCGTTGCGCGGCCAGGTTTGGATCAATCCGCTTTCGATCGAGGGCGACACGCGGCCCATGCTGCAGCGGCCCATGGCCAACATCCGCTTCATCAGCCCCGGCTACTTCCAGACCATGCGCATGCAGCTGCTGAACGGCCGCGACTTTGCCGAGGCGGACCGTGAACGCAAGGTCATCATTCTCTCCGAAGCAGCGGCCAAGCTCCTTTGGCCCGGCCTGAATCCTCTCGGCCGCACCCTGCGGTTTGGCGGACCGGATTCGCCCGTCGCCGAAGTGGTGGGCGTCGTCAAGGACAATCGCTCTGTCGAACTGGACCAGGGACCGGTCCTGATGGCCTACCTGCCGCACTGGCAGCAATCCCGTACTCGCGCCGTGCTCATGATTCGCACGGCCGCCGACCCGTTGCAGATGGCGGGTGTCATCCGCCGCGCCGTGCACGAGGCGGATGCGGAGGTGCCCGTGGCTCAGCTCCTGACCATGGATACGGTTGTGGATCAGGCCGTGGCGCGGCGGCGATTCCAGGCTGCGCTGGCCCTGGGCTTTGCGGTGTTCGCGCTACTGCTGGCCGGCCTGGGCGTCTATGGCGTGGTCTCCTACTGGGTGGCCCGCCGGCGTACGGAGCTGGGGATTCGCGCCGCCCTGGGGGCGCAACGAGCTGAGCTGTTCCGCCTTGTGCTGGGACGTGGCCTGGCGCCGGTGTGCGCGGGTCTCGCTGTCGGCCTGGTTATCGCGCTGCTGGGGGGCCGGATCGTGGAGAGCCTGCTCTTTGAAGTGAAGGCGACGGACCCCTGGGTCTATGGGCTGGTCGCCGCGGCGCTGGGTGGCCTGTGCACGTTGGCTTGCGGGATTCCCGCCATGCGGGCCGCGGGTACGCAGGCCGTGCAGGTACTACGCGACGAATAG